Part of the Bradysia coprophila strain Holo2 chromosome X unlocalized genomic scaffold, BU_Bcop_v1 contig_45, whole genome shotgun sequence genome, TAAACAACACTGCACCTTTCAGCCTGTGTGTCAACAACggcaaattaatttcgaaatattaAAGTCAAAACGAAAACGTTCTGCGCCACTTACAAGTGAGTTATGTAAAATAGGATCGCCCAAGCCTCAACGTGCTCGCCAcgtattttgatgaaatgataATTAATCGAATGGAACATTAATGATAAAGATTTGAGAAATACAAGAGCGGCCATAATGTAATGGATCTTGAAGACAGTGTGCCTGCAATGATAGTGCAATTGTGTGACGTTGGTTCGatttgatatttgattttCGGAAACATTTGAATTTCCCTGGCAAACACTCACTTGCTCTTCCGTAAAATGAATATCCAAAATAAACCGGACAAGAAGAACAGCAACGACATCATTGAGTACAAAGCGGGCAACGGCATCTCTCCGGCAGACAGATAATTTCCTTGATTGTTTTCCTCGATGTCCAcctgattttttattttttggacttAAGAACATTTGGtgaatgaaaagtaaaatattgaaaatttacatcaaACTCCAGGTTAAATGAATCCGTCTCCTTGTAGTTGGGACACGCATGGAAGCACAGATTGTACAATCCTTCTTCCGCTAGCGTTGAAAAGACCATGGCAAACTGATTGAGAGAGAATAGGCGTGAAAGTCAATATTCGCTTCTCATGGACATTAAAAACCTTACGCTCATGCTGTACAAGTTGAATTCTCCCGATTCCTTTACCGTTATTGGAATCACTATTGGACCCTGATTGCATCCGTATTCTACCGGTGAATCTACAAGAATCTGTCAATTTGAAGAAGCAACgacaaaaaaggtttttttttcaactttcttaCCGTCGGTTTTCTGGTTGGCCGCTTGAAAATTGGCGTTATAAATGGACTGGCGTTTATAAATTGGCAGTTTTGCCCTGTCATTGAAAATAGTCGTTTGCCAATCCCTTGAACAGGTCACCTTCACCCTGGACACAAAGCGGAAAAGAAAGCAAATTAGCTTTTATACCGTTCATAAACTGAAACACCCGCAGCCATGTCGTGCAAAGCTAGAACCAGTTGGAACATTTCGGCctagttttaaatttgatggAAAAAAACTATCACCGACGACACCCTCAATTGGTTCGCAATGTACGGTACAGCACGGATTGCCCGGCCGAATTTActttaaattcttcaaatcCATGACAAAATAAACGATCGGTCCGCTACGTTGGTCCTTCGCTAGTTCTTCCAGTATGCACCGGTCTTGGTGGGAGTCTAGGTACGGATTCATAGCGTCCGTCATCGTTTTGTCTAACGATAATCCAAACTGTAAGTAAAAGACATTTTAGTTTCGTCTTCGGTTCTTCGGGATCACCAGATCGACATACCAATTCATTTTCTCTGTCTTTGCTgatcttaaaattttctaatcgAACATCGAGAGTTCCACCTTTGAAAAATCCGAACGTGGTCAATTCAATGTATCGTCGTCGGTCATcctgaaaatgtttaattttcatttttcacaattctgttaaataaaattggacaATATTGATTTGTATGTTGCGACAGTTGCGACACACTTTAAGATTGATTTAATGTCATTCCGTTGTTCATAAACTACATTTTCTATGTGCTAACATTAACGATCGGTTAAACAATTGGAACAAAGTTTCGCTTTCGAACATTTCACACAGcagcaaaatttaaatgaacgTAAGCACCAAAAACGACGAATTTGTAGCTGCAGCTGCAGAACTTTAATTGGACGGTACAAATGAAACTTTTTagtcaatttaaatttcactaaaaagaACCTAAGACCTAGGTAGTAACATCAAGCATATTCAAGAATTACTTGGACACCTACGCCTTGAAAACACTCACAAAATGTATTAAGGAATTCTTTTATAAAACGAATGTAGACTATGTTCCACCGATAAAAAAGGAATTTAGTCCTAGCCCTAAGAATGCTAAACGTTTGCCGATGAAAAAAGGACAAATCGAGGACCGACACATCTAGTTCATTTCATCCCataacattttggtccaataAATGTGTCATATTTCAGCACAAATTGAGGATACATTTTAACATAAGAAAGGGCTTTTGCTGTTAATACCAGacatttaacaaaagaatCTCTCCAACCTCTCGCTTATACGTCTATGTCGTGGGTCCGTTTGTGATTCGAATAAGTGATCTTACGATTTCTGCCAGAATTAGCATCGATATCTTTTGTAAAATCGTTGCACTTGCTGACcttagcaaaataaaaaactttaattaaaaGTCCCATTTTAGAGAGTGAATCATGTCAGGTACGTTCAGAAACCAACTATTCAGAATAATACCATCAAAAGCGTTGTTGCAGGAGAATAGGACCAGGGAAGATGGTACGACAATTAATAACATCTGCAACTCACAAGTAGTGAACCTTTCATTGAACACATCCTAAGTGGTAGAATCAGATTAAAATAAGACTTTGGAAGGTGCTGCAGAAAAGAGTCAAATCACTCAATTGGACGTGTCGTGATAAGTCAATTGACGAATTGGAGAAAATCGGTAGAGCAAAAACTGAAATCTTAGGAATTTTCATTGAAGAATGTATTAATGATCTACGGAAAATGTTCGAGAATCATTTGTTTGTGTGCAGTGTTTGGTGCGATAAGACGACCCATATCAAAATGACTTGATTTAACGATAGTTTGACAATCGATATTCTCTTTGTGCTGAAGAACTCAAACTTTTCGGCGACCCTCAATGTGAGGCCTAAGCATAAAGCTTTCGTAACTGTGTCAATTTGTACGGAGCAGtcgttttaaaatttgtcaatGCCAGTCCCtttgaattattaaattattgacGAGGCTAAtgacacaaaaacaaaattctcacGTTTCCATTTCACAATTTCGACATCCGTAACACTAATTGTGTGGCGGGAATGTGTGTATAGGACGAACACTCACCCGAACTTCCAAATGATGTTTCCTTGCACCGCATAGTTTTATTAACAATAATCCGataaatatcaatttaaattgcattttgttttttgatacaATGTTGACATTTCGCTTTTGACATATATGTAATTGCATGCTCGACGATATACACACGCACACAAACAGACACACAcgacacacacacaaacacaaatCCAGTGAGACGAGTGAGACCAGTGAGACTAAACACGTGCAGTGATGACAACATTGTGAAAACTTGAATAATTTGGCGcgtatttcaaaaaataatttcgagttagATTTTTCGCTAGTTTCATTTCTGTGTCCGCATTTCGTGTGAAGtttttttcagtaaattccTATATTTCAACTTATTCAAAGAGCGCAGTAATACTTGTCAAGTTTCAACCGAAACGAAGCATTCATGAATTCGGTTTCCCTagcttcaaaattttttgcgcCTACCTTCACTTTTAAACCTCATTCAAAGCAGGACCGACGGAAATTATAGACAGAGAGATGATCTTGATGCAAATGTAGCCCATCCTACACTCACCTCAAAGTAGCAAGCAAGAAATTCATGACTTCGGTTGCTTTTCGTAATTTACACCAGTTCTGCTGCTCACAACATGTTACACATTGTATTCGCGTGTATGGGTTGGTTTAATATCATACTAACATATGAAACGTGTGGACTAAGAAAAACAGAGAGTTGCATGAATACTGCGAAGTATTTCGTCCCAGTTCCACATTCAGACAACTGAAACATTTCTTATTAGGgagaaaaatcgaatttccTGGCATTTCTTTATCGAATCCCAACgttcaaaatacaaaacagTAAAGGTTTTTCTAGTCGTTTTTTCTTGCTTTCAGCCATTGCCATTGAGAATTCTAAATTACTAACACGTTAAATTAACGTCGTTAACGTAAATTAAGTTGGAAAGCCGTCCCTAGGCTAAACCCTTGTCGATTTaagtattattattatattatagCCTGAGTGTGTAATTTATTCTTATAATTAATAAGTGAATCGGAATCTGAcaataaaaaacacaaaattgcaaGTCGATTCACAGGATGGAACCCTTAATCACCAGCAAAGTTTCCAATCTTTTCGCAAGcccaacattttttgaatcCGAACTCACATCAccaaactgaaaatgttccTGGAATGTGTTGAACAGCTGACGAATTTCAATGGCAACCAGTTCTTTCGTTTCGTACCGTCGGTAGCAATCGAGTAACGTGGGAACGAATTTCGTGAGCATATCCAATACGGGCGATGATATGAGCGTCAACGGTATCGAAAAGATCCAAACGATGTATGTTACGTGGATGGCTTGCAAGTTACACGCAACGTCATAGTCGTCACCATAGAACATATTCTGATTGCTGATCAGaagcaacattttcttgaCCCATTTGTAGATGATAAAACTGTCAATGTTTCTATACTCGCTACGAAGAGCCCTCCAATCGATGTCAACCATCGATCTGCGCTCCATTCCCCCTTCGTCAAGCCATTTGTTCAGGTCGTTGACAATAGATGAACGGTAAGGCAATGTTCCAAATTTGGCAGCAAAATGAAACAGAATCGTAGATCGGGATATGTTTCCCTCGAAGGCAATACGTTTCAGCAGATCGATCATCAGCTCGTCAACTTTATGCCAATCGGATGTGCGTTTCCACGAATCATCGAGTTCCAAGCATCTATGCAAACATTTCCACAATTTCAGACTAATTTGATGGTCTTGAATTTTCGGAATATTAGCTGAACAGGTAGCGTAGACAGCATGGTGGATGTTGGCGGAAATGAGGTCCGATttgttctacaaaaaaaaaatgggttcAGTCAACTGCCTTGCTTTGCTAGCATAATTGTCGCACCGAGAATGCCATCAGAATATTGTACAGATCGATGCCCAATTGCTTGTATTTCGGTTCATAGTGCTCCAACAGTAACGTTCCCGTTGCCAATACGAAAAACACTTCGCTCATTTGCAACAAGCTGGTTGACCTGTAGTATAACTGACAAAACCGATGGAAGCCAAAAATTGCACCAATGTTCTTCTTCCACACATTGACTTTGATGAGCGCTTTGTAGTGCTGCAGCACCAGTTCGAGAAGGCATCGTTCATCTACAACTACACGAAACCATTTTTCGGTCAAATTTGTGATATTTTGTTGCAGCATCACTTGGTCCGTTTTGAAGGGAACATTATCAGCCGATTGTTCGCACAGTAGAATCACTAAGCTTTTACGAAAAATTTGTGTCGCTGCAGTTTTCTCGAACAGGTCGTTTTCGTATAGCTGAATTAGATCGAAGAGAAGATTAAGTTTTTCATCGAGTATTTCTTTGAACTGTTCGAAATGTGCAGCTTCGATTTGTTGCGTATCGATGTCTGTAATCAATTCAGGCACCAGAGACAGTTGAATCAATTTATTTGCCAATGAAATTTTGTCGGTATCCATTGCTTcgatttgtttatgttttcgtaTTATTGACGCGGTTGACATACACATGGGTGACATGAGAACATGACAGGACAGTGTTGTCAAACTTCCTCACTTGAGTCACTTAATGCCCTTAATGCCCTTGATGATGTTATAGTTAGTGTATTATACCAGTAGTTATACCCCAGTTACCTTTATTTGGTGCTGCACTCGAATTCACATTACGACGTATAATACGCCAAAGAGGAAAATTCTCATTGACATTTCAGAAAAGCTTCGCAAATTGTGAGAATTCTATACAAATTTGTTGTATACAGTGTTCAAAGAgcgtaaaagagagaaaaattaactggttccgttgggtgatatgtcaaaatttgtatgtaaaagtccagttaactaggaaaaaaccagttaatttaactgagatCAATGGGTGAACACTCattttgacattctctttgAACACTATATATGTTGTATAGgtttccatcgtacggtaaaaacgaattttgacaggccgaaaacaaccgacagtcatccacagaagcaatcgtaaccgcaacttaaacaaatttgtgcCTTAAAACtgcaaagtgaggttgtgttggcttctctgtggatgacgattgacattttgaacgaccttggaagaaacctattgtaAGTAGATCACGAAGGCAGTGGTTactaaaattttctagtggCGCCTCCAAGGACTTCGAAGAGAATTTTCTGTGTACTAAAAATTTACTCGAAAAACATCCACTGAACCGTTGAAATTTGGATGCCATCGTAGGTGACTTAAAATGTTCTTTGAGTagacacaataaaaattgtattttttccAACCGAAACATGTTGTTCGCGTTGTTCGACAATTTTAAACTCCAACCCAACATCAACACTGCCATAATTTGCATAACGGAAGAAATTCTATTGTTCTAAAAACGTTAAGTCcgttatgcaaattacggcagaacTACTCCTAAGATTAGCAAGGGAATACACAGTAATCCAGCAATTCTGGTTCTAAAAGAgattattacaattttgtaGGTTTTCTCATAGACAACGAAAAGAACGATACTGGAAACCataaaaaattcgtttttatttcaatctgGTTTTATTTGATCCCTTGTGCCTTGTGcccatataaaaatattttcttttacttatttgccattttttaattatttttaacttcAATAACAAATTTCCCAATACCCCCTTTCCCACTATATACTTCCTGACAACCCGCTCTAACTTcctgtaaattt contains:
- the LOC119070057 gene encoding protein GPR107, whose protein sequence is MQLHICQKRNVNIVSKNKMQFKLIFIGLLLIKLCGARKHHLEVRDDRRRYIELTTFGFFKGGTLDVRLENFKISKDRENELFGLSLDKTMTDAMNPYLDSHQDRCILEELAKDQRSGPIVYFVMDLKNLKVKVTCSRDWQTTIFNDRAKLPIYKRQSIYNANFQAANQKTDDSPVEYGCNQGPIVIPITVKESGEFNLYSMSFAMVFSTLAEEGLYNLCFHACPNYKETDSFNLEFDVDIEENNQGNYLSAGEMPLPALYSMMSLLFFLSGLFWIFILRKSKHTVFKIHYIMAALVFLKSLSLMFHSINYHFIKIRGEHVEAWAILFYITHLLKGAVLFITIVLIGTGWTFIKHIIADKDKKVFMIVIPLQVLANIADIIIAESEEGDKEYTTWIYIFFLVDLLCCGAILFPVVWSIRHLQEASATDGKAATNLRKLKLFRQFYIMVVCYIYFTRIVVCLLKITVSFQYAWLNEMFKEMATYVFFVLTGYKFRPVSSHPYFQVETDDEEQDAEVLTETGMYKTKAINRTMVQSSTTIVDANDEERELMLNKRESSHEYD
- the LOC119070059 gene encoding uncharacterized protein LOC119070059 isoform X1 gives rise to the protein MSPMCMSTASIIRKHKQIEAMDTDKISLANKLIQLSLVPELITDIDTQQIEAAHFEQFKEILDEKLNLLFDLIQLYENDLFEKTAATQIFRKSLVILLCEQSADNVPFKTDQVMLQQNITNLTEKWFRVVVDERCLLELVLQHYKALIKVNVWKKNIGAIFGFHRFCQLYYRSTSLLQMSEVFFVLATGTLLLEHYEPKYKQLGIDLYNILMAFSNKSDLISANIHHAVYATCSANIPKIQDHQISLKLWKCLHRCLELDDSWKRTSDWHKVDELMIDLLKRIAFEGNISRSTILFHFAAKFGTLPYRSSIVNDLNKWLDEGGMERRSMVDIDWRALRSEYRNIDSFIIYKWVKKMLLLISNQNMFYGDDYDVACNLQAIHVTYIVWIFSIPLTLISSPVLDMLTKFVPTLLDCYRRYETKELVAIEIRQLFNTFQEHFQFGDVSSDSKNVGLAKRLETLLVIKGSIL
- the LOC119070059 gene encoding uncharacterized protein LOC119070059 isoform X2, which encodes MSPMCMSTASIIRKHKQIEAMDTDKISLANKLIQLSLVPELITDIDTQQIEAAHFEQFKEILDEKLNLLFDLIQLYENDLFEKTAATQIFLMLQQNITNLTEKWFRVVVDERCLLELVLQHYKALIKVNVWKKNIGAIFGFHRFCQLYYRSTSLLQMSEVFFVLATGTLLLEHYEPKYKQLGIDLYNILMAFSNKSDLISANIHHAVYATCSANIPKIQDHQISLKLWKCLHRCLELDDSWKRTSDWHKVDELMIDLLKRIAFEGNISRSTILFHFAAKFGTLPYRSSIVNDLNKWLDEGGMERRSMVDIDWRALRSEYRNIDSFIIYKWVKKMLLLISNQNMFYGDDYDVACNLQAIHVTYIVWIFSIPLTLISSPVLDMLTKFVPTLLDCYRRYETKELVAIEIRQLFNTFQEHFQFGDVSSDSKNVGLAKRLETLLVIKGSIL